ACAAGCCGAGCAACTATGGCGGCATTCCGCGTATGTCGCCGCGTTGGCGCAAGTCATCGCCCGCCGCGTCACCCGCAAGGACCCCGAAACCGCGCTGTTTGCCGGCATGATTCACGAGATTAGCTGGTTTTATTTACTGGCGCGTGAAAAATATTTCCCTGGATTAATCGACGACAGCATGGCGAGTTCGTGGACTGCCGACGAAGACCTGGAAGACGAAAGCGAACTCGATTGCGAAATCACCATCGGCACCGCGATTCTCAAAGCATTGTCGGTGCCGCAACCGGTGATCGACGACATCGTTTACCTATGGCGCGGTTATTTATCATTCCCGCCGGACACACTGGGCGACACGCTGCTGATCGCCAATCAACTCGCGCCCGTCAAGTCGCCCTTTGTACTGCCTTCCAACTTATCGGGAACGAATGCAATCGCAGACCTCGATGTATTAACCGACGAAGACACACTCAGCGAGATCCTGAAAGACTCAGCCGCTGAAGTAAAGTCGTTGACGGAAGCGTTGTGCGTGTAGTTTCCGCGATTTAAAACCCTAGCAGGCCGTTGAAAAACTATCTGCGTTGCCGCTACGGTGTTAAAAACAAGCTCAAAATGCTCATTTATTCCGCATAAACTGCGCTTTTTCGCTTGTTTTTGCCTTGTATCGGCTGCCTCGAAAACGTTTTTCAACGACCTGCTAAAGCATCGCAAGCGGCAACGCCGCCGCCATTGCGCAGCAAAATCAAACCATTATCCCCGGCATGATTCAGTGCCGGTTCATTGTGCCTGCAATATCATGGCTCATCCGCATCGACTTGAACAATCAACCACAAGGAGAAGCAAAATGAGCACCATCGCAATGAGATCATTTCCCGGCAAACAAAGCAATGTCGAATTCAATCTCGATCAAGTATTAAAACCTTCTGCGCTGAAATTACCGGACTGCGGAATATTGTTGATACTGCTGTTAACCGTGCTATTGCTTGGCGCTTGTAAAACCGTACCCATCGATGATCGGAATGCAACGGGAAACGGTGGATTCTGGGAACAGGATGAAAATACCGGCGCGCGTTTTCACAACCCCAATCAGGTAGACAAAGCCACGATCGGTTTGGTATTTGCAGCGGGGGAAAGCGCTTTACGTGACGGTACGCCGGTTGATGTTTCCGCGAAGCTGGCGAATCATTCCCGGATAAACACCGGGCCGCAAAGCAGTGCGCGCGTCGAGTTCGAAGCGGCTGGCCCGGTCTGTGCCATCGAAATAAACGAATTCAATGCCGGCAATGCCTACGCGGATACAGCCGAATGCCGGCAACAGATAGAAACGCCGCATGCCCGCATAGATGCCAGCAACGCCATCCTGCATCTGCAAGTCACGCAGCATCAAACAAAAGTCACAGTGATCGGCGGCACCGTTGGCGTGACGCCGCTTGGAAACACCGCGCAACCCATCGATATCCGCGAAGACCGCGAAGTCGTGGTCACGCGGGATACACTCGGCCGGCCCTATTTGCTCACACCGGAAGAAATCTGGCAACGCATCCGCTGGCGGGACGACTATCCGCTCTACAAAAAAGTCATCGACTGGGGAACCATCGCAGCCACAGCGGCAGTCGTCATTGTGACCACTGGAATCATCGCGGCGGTGGTCATACTCAGTAAAGATCATGGTCATGGAGGCCGCCGCGGTCTGCCCGGGCATCGTTAGAGCTTATCCGTCAGTTTTTAGGGTGAAATGGGTTTTAAGCTGCAATGTGGTGTTTCGAAATGCAGTATCGAATCATTTACTTCATCGCCCCTGCAAAACGCTGAGAACCCGCATGCAGTGAAAGGATCAGGGAAATTTATGAGCGCTATAATCCCTGAGAATTTATAATATAGCCCTCAAAACTTGAGGGAATGAAGGGAAATTGGAATGCCGGCTGATGATTTTTTCCGTGCACGTTTGGATCAACAGATTGACCTGCGTCATCCCTTGGCAGTGCTGGCGAACCGGCTGCCGTGGCGTGATGTTGGCGATTTCCGGCGGGAGCGTGAGTGCTGCCGGGCGGCCTCGCTTACCGATCCGGTTGATGGCGTCATTGCTGTATCTGAAGCATGCATTCAATCTCAGTGACGAAGAACTGGTGACTCGCTGGTCGGAGAATGTGGTGTGACAGTATTTCAGCGGTCTTGAATACTACACGCCGGAGCTGCCGTGCGATGCCAGCCAGATCGGTCGTTTCCGCGCCGCCATTGGGGAAGCTGGTGTTGAAGCGCTGCTGAAGACAACGATTGAGACTGCGGTGCAGACGAAGGCGATCAAGCCAACTGAATTCAAACGCGTCATTGTTGACACGACCGTTCAGGAAAAGGCGATCGCGCATCCGGTGGATAGCCGGTTACTGGAAATTGCACGCGGCAAGCTCGTGCAAGCGGCCAGACGAAGCGGCGTCACTCTGAAACAAACCTATGCCAAAGAAGGCAAGGCGCTGCGCCGCAAGGCCGGTGGTTATGCCCATGCCAGGCAATTCCGGCGCTTGCACAAAACCGTCAAACGCCAGCGTACGATCCTTGGCATTGTGCTGCGGGAGATTCAGCGCAAACTGGCAACCGCAACGATGACCTGTACCGCATCGCTACAGCAATTGACCACGCTATTGGAACGAGCAAAACGAATTCATAAGCAACAGCCGAAGGACAGCAACAAGCTCTATGCATTGCACGCCCCGGAAGCCGAATGCATCGGCAAGGGCAAAGCCCGCAAACCTTACGAGTCCGGTGTCAAAGCCAGCATTGTCGTTACGCACAAACGCGGCTTGATAGTCGGCGCCAGAAATCATCCATCGCGGCAAGTACCAGTCGCTGACGAAACCGCAGCGCCGCTGGCTCAAGCGCCGGCAAGCCGTGGAGCCTGCCATCCGGCATTTGAAATCGGATCATCGCATGGATCGTTGTTGCTGGCTACCGGGTCAACTGGGCGATGCGCTGCACGCTGTGCTATGTGCAACAGGCTACAACCTGCGTTGGCTGATGCGAGCGATGATTCGCTTAGGACTGAAGGCAGTTCTTTTGCACATTTTACTACTTCAATTGGTCAGTTCTATAAAAAGCAAGCAACCAACTGCTGCCGTGAATGCCATTCATGTCAGAACAATATTAACAACTGACTGAATTTTGCAGGGCCGACTACTTCGATTGGGATCGAGCCAAACGTTGTCAGCTCCAATTGCTCGAAAAGATATGATGAGAAAAAGCATGCTCTTATTGGGTAGGTGGCTAACTTTTAAATTGAGCGGGCGCGCCGCTTTTGTGCGATCCGCTCGAATGATAAGTTAGCTATTCATATTCGTATCCTAAATCTGAAATGGACAGAACTTGCCGCGTAGTTCTGGTAAAGGAATTTGTTGGCAAGAAGCGTGCGGTAACTCTATTGTGTGGTAGTGGACCATCTACTGGAATTTCATTTGGATTCGCTTCGCCCCAATCGTGCCACAATTTGTCTAAGTAGGCATGATGAAGCCAAAACAGAATATCTCTTGGTGATTTTTCAATATCTGCCATTTCACCAATAGGACGCCGAGCTATTCGATCATAACCTCCTATTTGTACATGAACTGCCCCATGAGGCCCATCAATTCGGTCGTGAAATGCTGCGTAAGTGGTTTTTTTCATCGCAAGTTCAACGTCGTCTTTTCTTTTTGGTGATATTCTGTCACCTGCGTTCATATCTCTGATCACGCCCCACTCTGCGGCATCAGCTAGCCTAGAAGGTATTTCCGGGTTTGTTACCCAATTCCAATAGGGCAACGTTACATTAGGATCAATTAAGACAAGAGCATCTTCAAACATGAGTAAATACTCTCGGTGCCAAGGCAAGAACGTATATTTCTCATGGGCTTGTCCTCTGTGCTTGTGATGAGTGTGAATTTCAGTAAAATAATCGTAGTTCCTCGTAGAAGTACTGTTTCGCAATTGCTTAAGTGCAGCAATAAATGCGTCCCATTCATTGGGAAAAAGTGAATTCTGTTCTTTTCTTTTTCTCATGCTACTTTCCTGTGTGGTTTATCTAGGGAAACGCTGATTAATTCGCCACACCCCAAGGGCAAAGCGAGCAGTTCTGGGATATTGGGTTAAAATTTGCCATATTCTGGGTTGAATTGCGTTATTTCTTGCCTTATTCCGCTCATTTCTTGTCTTTAAGACGCAATCTGGCTGTCAGAGCTACATAACCACCGGCGAGCCAGCAGCAAGTTGGCAAGCCCAAACAGTGAAAACATCTGAGCATTATTTTTGGCCATTCCTTTGTAGCGAGTTTTGCGATGCATGAACAGATTCTTTACGACATGAAAGGGATGCTCAACTTTGGCACGAATGCTGGCTTTTGCATGTTCAAGCTTCTCCATCAGTTCGCCTGCTGTTGTTTTGGGCAATGCCTTGCGCTTGGAAGGGCGCATCGCGATATGCCAGGTTACGGGCAATTCAAGATTCTCTTCTCGTTTCTCAACGCCCAGATAGCCCGCATCACCAAATACATCGGTTTCATCACCATGCAGCAGCGCCTGTGCCTGAGTAACATCGTGGACATTGGCTGCCGTTCCGATCAGGGTATGAACAAGCCCTGATTGCGCATCGACACCGATGTGTACCTTCATGCCGAAGTGCCACTGCTTGCCTTTCCTGGTTTGATGCATTTCGCTATCGCGTTTTCCTTCTCTATTCTTGGTCGAAGGAGGCGCTGAGATCAGCGTAGCATCAACAATCGTACCTTCGCGAAGAAATAGTCCGCGTTCAGCCAAATGTGCATTGATTGCATCAAAAATGGATTCCGTCAGATGATGCGCTTCCAGCAAATGGCGAAATCTCAGCAGAGTCGTCGCATCCGGTACTGCTTCCCGATTCAGATCAATACCAACAAAGCAGCGGATTGCTTGACTGTCGTATACAGCATCTTCCGCGCCTTCATCCGAAAAACCAAAGCACTGTTGCACAATATACATCCTCAGCATCCGTTCCAAACCAATCGGTGGATGACCTCGCCTACCGCTAACCGGATAATACGGAGCTATAACATTCAGCAGGGATGTCCACGGTGTTGCAGCTTCAATCTCAACCAGAAAACGATCACGCCGGGTTTGTTTCTTCTTTGCCGCATATTCCAGCTCAGAAAAGCTTGATTGCATCGCTCTATTCCATGTTTATCAATAGCAAGGTATTTTATCTAACCTTTGCAGGTCTATCTATTTGATCGAATAGATCAGTGTTTCCCTAGCTAACTACAATTAGACATCCGAAATGACGCAATCCATTACGTCAAAAATGAGATCGATTACTATACGCATCATAGGATGTCTTTTTGTTTCATAGGGATCGTTCAATTTAGCTTTCATCATAACAAACTTTATTAAATTTCTATTGTGTGATTTCTCACATTTCGACTTCAAATAGATATCAAAACACCATCACATGATCCACCCAATACCGGCCATCCCGGTGCACCAGCACCATTTCCGCGACGAATTCGCCGGGTGCTTTCGTGAACGATTGTTTCCAGATGATCGCTGCCGAATCCGGGCGGCGGAAGACGGCGACGGGGGTGCGGGTGGCGAAAAAGCCTTTTTCCGTTTGGTATTGCCGGCAGACGCATTCAAAATAATCCGGCGTGACGATGGCTTTCAACCGTCCGGTGAAATCGCGGACATGCCGGGCGTAGTCGCGCTGGGTGGAGGCGTCCATCAGATTGCTCATGATCGGCTCGGCAATCGCCAGGATTTGTTGTTCGCTTAATTGTTCGAAGTTCACGGCGCGCGAGTTGGTTGAGTCAATAGTCTGTCACTGCACCACCGCGCTGGCGATGCCGAAATAAATCAGGATCGATAACAGGTCTTGTATCACCGTGGCGAGCGGGCCGCTGCCGAAGGCGGGGTCGAGTCCGAATCGGTCGAGCAAGGAGGGCAGCGTCATCGCCGCGACGGTGGCGGTGGAACATGCGGCGAATACCGATAATCCGACGCACAGCGCCACATCCGCTTGCTCCCAGCGCCACCATACCAACGGCCCGGCGACTACTGCGAGTGCAAAGCCGATGGCGAGGCCGGTCAATAATTCACGCTTGACCATCCGCTGCATGCCGACGCCGACCGACAGTCCACGCACGACGACGGTTTCGGTTTGCGTGCCGACCGCATCCGCCAGGTAGACGATACCCGGGATGAAGAACGCCAGCATCACCGTGTGTTCGAGCTGCGATTCGAACCAACCGACGAAATCCGCCGCGAGCAGGGCGCCGCCGAGTCCGACGATGAGCCAGGGAATACGATGACGGAATCGGCGTTCGACCGGTTCCTCGCTGGTGGCGCGGGCGACATGCGTGCTTTTGGTAAAACCTCCCAGGCGCGACAAGTCTTCCTCGTGTTCTGACAGCAATACTGCGAGCAGCCGGTGCGGCGGAATCACACCGGCGAAATTGCCATCCCGGTCCACCACGGTTAAGGCGGATTCTTCGTGGCGCACGGCATGCCAGGCAGCGACTTCCTGATCGATTCCGGGCGCGACAACGGGTGCTTCGCGATCCATCAGATCGTTCAGCGTGACACCGGCTGGAGCGGCCAGCAAAGCTTCGATGCGCACCACGCCGAGAAATTTTCGCTGTTCGCAAACGATCACCAGGCTGGCGCTTTCGTATTGCTGCCCCGCCAGTTGTTGCCGCACTTCATCGGCGCGGCACGATGGCGGGAAAACTGGCACTTGCTGGCTGGCGTGCTGCGCGGTGGTTTCAAAGGTGAGTTTGTCGGGTAGTTCGGGGTTCATGAGCGGATCACTTCCGGGTATCGGCGGCACCGGATTGCTTTTTATACGCTTCATACGGCGTGTTGGCGTTCGACAGGCAGCGCTCGCGCTCCAGTTGATCCAGCATCCGGGTGCATTCGTTGCGTTGCCACGATTGGCCGGTGGAGTAGAGCTGCTGCGCGGTGCAGCCGCTAACCGTCAATCCTATCGCCGCAGCGATGCCGATGATCGGGATGCGGACTGTCATCCGTTGCATTCGGTAGTGACGACGTTGACCATCCAACTGATGCCGAAGCGGTCGGTCAGCATGCCGAACTTGGGCGACCAGAAGGTTTTCGCCAACGGCATTTGCACCTGACCGCCGTCGGACAGCGCGGCAAAGTAACGCTCGGCTTCCGCTTCGGTGGCGACCGAAATCGACAGTGAGAAACCTTTGAATTGCGAGCCGACTTCGCAACCGTCCGACGCCATCAGCACATTGCCGGCGATGCGGAAGCTGGCGTGCATGACCTTGTTTTCAAAACCGGGCGGCAGCATGCCGGGCGGCGGCGGATCGGGGCTTTCCTGGAAGCGCATCAGCATGTCGATCTGCGCGCCCAGTGCGGTGCGGTAGAATTCCAGCGCTTCCTCGCAGCGCCCGCCGAACATCAGATAAGGCTGAATCACGGGATGGGTCATGGTGGCTCCTTGGGTGAGTGATTGAAGATTATAAGGTTTTCAAGTATTCAATGATGGCAAATGCGCCTTCCTTATCGTTCGACCAATTAAGGCGGTAGGTTTTTTTGCCTTCCACGATGTCTTTATCATGTCCTTTATTGCTCAGCGCCGGGATGGCATTAGCCTGGAACGGATAGCCTTCTGGCTGCATGGCGGTTTGTTGCGGTTCCCAGGCAAAGCCGAGCAGTTTTGCATCGTAATCGAGACGGCTTTTGACAAAGCTGGCCGGGCGTTCGTCCGGCACCAGCAGATGGTAGACCGTCGGTACCGTGCCGTTGTGCAAATACGGCGCTTGCGCCCATACGCCGCTCAACGGCCGGGCGTTGTAGCCGTGGTGTTCGTTGTTCGGCGACATCAGCAAATCTTTTTTGCCGGCCATCGAAACGCCGTCGAATTCGGCGCAGGGTTTGACATCCTTGCCTTCTAACTGCACCGTGGTGTCGGGCGAACAACTGTCATACAACTCCTTGCGCGCCGCATAGTTCAGCAGCGCGCCGACTACATAAGCGCGTTTCATGCTGGTGCCGAGGTTGTCATAAACTTTCCCGTTTTTCGGCTGGTGGCAATCGGCGCAGTGTTCGGCGAATAAGGCTTGTCCCTTCTTAGCAAGTGCAACGTCAACCGCGAACGGATACGGGCTTGCCGGTAAACCGTTAAGCAGCTCTGAGGCGAAAGCCGCGACGCGCACATCGGTTTGCTCCAGCCCGAGCGTTAGCATGGCAATCAGATTGCGGTACACCGGAATCGGTACGTTGCCGTTCCATTGCCCGCCGCCGTTGATCAGCCGCTTATGGTTTTCATCCCAACTGGCGCGGCGCTTGTCCTGCTCCCATACCGACATGAAATCGGTAATGCCGGGTTCCGGCGGCAGTGAAAGTCCGGCAAACCATTTTAGAATCGGGCTCTTGCGTGCACCGATATAACCGTTGACCGCGCTCAACCCGGTGGCGTCGGCCATGCCGGGAAAGCCGGCCAGCATCGATTGCTCGAAGCCGGCATAGTTTTTAGCGATCAAGGCTCCGAAACCGTCGTATTCGGCTTCGACGCGCTGCGCGAATTGCTTGATCGTTTGCTCGGCATTTTTCTTGAACAAGGCGATCTGGGCAGCTTCATAATTCGCATCAAAATGCCGGGTGGCGGATTGGAAGTTGTTGTAAAAATAATGCGGATTCTGTTGATGCACTTCATCCAAAGCCGCCAGCAGTTTTTGCGTCAGTGCTTGATATTTGTCGTCGCCGGTTTTGCCGCCGTAAGCTTGTTGCAAGGTTTGGTAGAGCTTGACGCGGAATGACACGATGTTGAAAGTGGTATTCACGCCGCCGTCGAGATAATCGATCTGACCGTTTTCCAGCCGCACCCGGCCGATATGACAAGCGCCGCAGGTAAACGACGCGTAGTCGATATTGCTGTTGGCATCGACACGCGATAAGCCGCTAAAGCCGATACCGCGCGCAACCGGATACGCGGGTTGCCGCTCGTCGATGAACAAGCCTACCGCGTCGAGAAAGTTTTCAGCGCTGCCCCAGAGCTCCGGCGCTAGCTTCGGTATGAGTTTCAACGCGATATAAGGGATGCCATCGGTTTCGCTGAACGCAAAATTGCCGAACCAGTCGTACGCAACCTGGTGCGATTGCAGATAAGCCGATTTTTCCTGAGTTTTGTCGCGGAATGCTTGCACCCAATCGTCCGGAACGGCTTTTACATACGCGGGCGGCGGCGGTGCTTCCAGGGGATGGGAAATACAGGCGGATAAGATAAGGGCGGACAAAGCAACGCAGGCGATTTTCATAGCTTTCCTTTATTGATGGGATCGTTGAGGTAATGCAAATGATCGGATTGACGCTGTTTATCAGGCCGTTGAAGAGCTATCTGCGTTGCCGCTACGGTGTTAAAAACAAGCTCAAAATGCTCATTTATACCGCATAAACTGCGCCTTTCCGCCTGTTTTTGCCTTGTATCGGCTGCCTCGAAAACGTTTTTCAACCGCCTGTTACGGAAGAAATTGTAGCACAGCGACGATTTGCGCCCTATTGATCGCAACGTTGCGGTAAAGCGCCAAAACAAAAACCCGCCGAAGCGGGTCTTTATTTGGCTACTTCGAGTTGATCAGCTTAAACCGTTAAACCGATCGGTTTGGTATTGCGGCGGTAGGTGAAGCTCAATAATGCCAATCCGGCGAGCAGCATCAAATACGTTTCAGGTTCCGGGACCGGCAAAGCAACCGTTTCTATCCTCGGCGGCATAAACATTACCGGCTCGGTCAAGTCGGTCAGTTTCAGGTAATCGATGCCATAAAAATCACTGGAATTGTTGCGGTCGATGGTGATAATCAGCTCACCGGTAGCATTGATCGAATTAAGCACCGCATCGTTCAGCACGAAAGAGTGAACCGCAGTTTTTGTGTAACCATCGTCGAATGCGAAGTCCTGAGAAATACCGTTAAACGCCGCGGCAACGGCGCCAAATTCGGAAGCCTGAAAATCCGCCAAATCGATTTCCAGTTTACCGGATGCCCAGTGCGTGCCTAATCCGCTGAAATGGAATGTGGCGACGGTTTCCAATCCATGCGGGCTAAAACCTGGGTGCGTGGTGCTGTAGGTATCGGTATATTGCGCGCCGTCCGTCGCAAGTTTTTCCGTGGCGCTGCGGCCATCATGATCGGCGCTGAAGCCGTCAAAGGTGTGCGAGCAGTTATCGCAAACAGCCGCACCGTAACCGTCGTTATCACCGATTTGATAAATAGCCGCCGCAGTAGCGGGACCGCTGGTTAAAGCGAGTAAAGCAAGTATCGATACGATACGCATAATGAAATCTCCAATAAGACATATAGATATTTTTATTTCACCGGCCCGGCGGGTGACTGGTTTCTGCCATAATGTCTTCCAAGGCGTTGCATTGACCAGTTACACAAAGGGCGGTGAAATTGCCTTTTACAGCTTTAATAAATCGTGTTGCTTTGCTGCTTATTGTTATGAATGCTGTCTAAAAAATGGATGCTTAAACAGTTGTGTGTACGATATGCTGAAAGCGGACTTGGTGGAATGGGAAATTATTCCTTTTTTTACTAGTACTTAGTTACTATCGTTTAAGTAAAATAGCAGGACACGCGCCAGTGCGAATGTCCTGGAAATCAAGCTGACACAATTCTCTGATTGTCATGATGCGTTTGCTGCTGCAAAAAATATTTATCGTTATTACAGCCACTTACAGTGTCTTGTGCGCCGGGCAGGTTGTCCCGCTGCAAACGCCGCTGGAAGCGGCGCGCTATGCCAGAATCAGCACGTCGAGTGAAATAAGCGGTTATCTTCATGCGCTGGCCGGACGGTATCCGATGCTGACGCGCGTGGAATTGGCCGGCAACAGCGTTCAAAACCGTCCGATCGAAGTGATCCGGTTTTCCGCGCCGCGCCGTGACCATACCGTAAAGCGGCTAACGGTCATGATCGCCGGTTCGCAACACGGCGCCGCAGAACCTGCGGGGGGTGAAGCGATGCTGATGATCGCAAGGGAGCTGGCGGACGGATATCTGCGGCCGTTGCTGGAGGAAATGGATGTGATTTTGCTGCCCAATGCCAATCCCGACGGGCGTGATTTGGGGCGGCGGTCGAATGCCAACCGCGTCAATATCAACACCGATTTCGTATTGCTTACGCAACCTGAAACCCGCGCGCTGAAGGAAGCGGTGGAACGGTATGCGCCGCACGTATTGCTCGATTCGCATGAATCGGCGGTATTAAAGCGCGAATCGCTCGCCAAGGACGGCTATTTGACCGATTTCGACGCGCAATTCGAAATCAGTAACAATCCGGCGGTACCCGCGGCGCTGCGGGATTATGCCTTGAATATTTTCTTGTCGGCGTTAACCGCCCGGGTATCGGATGGCGGACTACCGGCGCGCCGCTACATCGGGGAGATCACCAGTATCCAACAGCCGGTCACCAATGGC
This is a stretch of genomic DNA from Nitrosomonas sp. sh817. It encodes these proteins:
- a CDS encoding HDOD domain-containing protein, with protein sequence MEKSAILSALATEVEQGRLIFPTSTHAAIKIKEKLEDPDCSLDTVIRLIQAEPLLSTKVVAIANSAVFNRSGKKVTDVRSAVTLIGMRTVRNLATVIAVQQLTGPQGRSEQAEQLWRHSAYVAALAQVIARRVTRKDPETALFAGMIHEISWFYLLAREKYFPGLIDDSMASSWTADEDLEDESELDCEITIGTAILKALSVPQPVIDDIVYLWRGYLSFPPDTLGDTLLIANQLAPVKSPFVLPSNLSGTNAIADLDVLTDEDTLSEILKDSAAEVKSLTEALCV
- a CDS encoding tyrosinase family protein, which translates into the protein MRKRKEQNSLFPNEWDAFIAALKQLRNSTSTRNYDYFTEIHTHHKHRGQAHEKYTFLPWHREYLLMFEDALVLIDPNVTLPYWNWVTNPEIPSRLADAAEWGVIRDMNAGDRISPKRKDDVELAMKKTTYAAFHDRIDGPHGAVHVQIGGYDRIARRPIGEMADIEKSPRDILFWLHHAYLDKLWHDWGEANPNEIPVDGPLPHNRVTARFLPTNSFTRTTRQVLSISDLGYEYE
- a CDS encoding IS5 family transposase; protein product: MQSSFSELEYAAKKKQTRRDRFLVEIEAATPWTSLLNVIAPYYPVSGRRGHPPIGLERMLRMYIVQQCFGFSDEGAEDAVYDSQAIRCFVGIDLNREAVPDATTLLRFRHLLEAHHLTESIFDAINAHLAERGLFLREGTIVDATLISAPPSTKNREGKRDSEMHQTRKGKQWHFGMKVHIGVDAQSGLVHTLIGTAANVHDVTQAQALLHGDETDVFGDAGYLGVEKREENLELPVTWHIAMRPSKRKALPKTTAGELMEKLEHAKASIRAKVEHPFHVVKNLFMHRKTRYKGMAKNNAQMFSLFGLANLLLARRWLCSSDSQIAS
- a CDS encoding magnesium transporter, whose translation is MKRIKSNPVPPIPGSDPLMNPELPDKLTFETTAQHASQQVPVFPPSCRADEVRQQLAGQQYESASLVIVCEQRKFLGVVRIEALLAAPAGVTLNDLMDREAPVVAPGIDQEVAAWHAVRHEESALTVVDRDGNFAGVIPPHRLLAVLLSEHEEDLSRLGGFTKSTHVARATSEEPVERRFRHRIPWLIVGLGGALLAADFVGWFESQLEHTVMLAFFIPGIVYLADAVGTQTETVVVRGLSVGVGMQRMVKRELLTGLAIGFALAVVAGPLVWWRWEQADVALCVGLSVFAACSTATVAAMTLPSLLDRFGLDPAFGSGPLATVIQDLLSILIYFGIASAVVQ
- a CDS encoding VOC family protein — translated: MTHPVIQPYLMFGGRCEEALEFYRTALGAQIDMLMRFQESPDPPPPGMLPPGFENKVMHASFRIAGNVLMASDGCEVGSQFKGFSLSISVATEAEAERYFAALSDGGQVQMPLAKTFWSPKFGMLTDRFGISWMVNVVTTECNG
- a CDS encoding c-type cytochrome, which translates into the protein MKIACVALSALILSACISHPLEAPPPPAYVKAVPDDWVQAFRDKTQEKSAYLQSHQVAYDWFGNFAFSETDGIPYIALKLIPKLAPELWGSAENFLDAVGLFIDERQPAYPVARGIGFSGLSRVDANSNIDYASFTCGACHIGRVRLENGQIDYLDGGVNTTFNIVSFRVKLYQTLQQAYGGKTGDDKYQALTQKLLAALDEVHQQNPHYFYNNFQSATRHFDANYEAAQIALFKKNAEQTIKQFAQRVEAEYDGFGALIAKNYAGFEQSMLAGFPGMADATGLSAVNGYIGARKSPILKWFAGLSLPPEPGITDFMSVWEQDKRRASWDENHKRLINGGGQWNGNVPIPVYRNLIAMLTLGLEQTDVRVAAFASELLNGLPASPYPFAVDVALAKKGQALFAEHCADCHQPKNGKVYDNLGTSMKRAYVVGALLNYAARKELYDSCSPDTTVQLEGKDVKPCAEFDGVSMAGKKDLLMSPNNEHHGYNARPLSGVWAQAPYLHNGTVPTVYHLLVPDERPASFVKSRLDYDAKLLGFAWEPQQTAMQPEGYPFQANAIPALSNKGHDKDIVEGKKTYRLNWSNDKEGAFAIIEYLKTL
- a CDS encoding PEP-CTERM sorting domain-containing protein, producing MRIVSILALLALTSGPATAAAIYQIGDNDGYGAAVCDNCSHTFDGFSADHDGRSATEKLATDGAQYTDTYSTTHPGFSPHGLETVATFHFSGLGTHWASGKLEIDLADFQASEFGAVAAAFNGISQDFAFDDGYTKTAVHSFVLNDAVLNSINATGELIITIDRNNSSDFYGIDYLKLTDLTEPVMFMPPRIETVALPVPEPETYLMLLAGLALLSFTYRRNTKPIGLTV
- a CDS encoding M14 family metallopeptidase, with product MMRLLLQKIFIVITATYSVLCAGQVVPLQTPLEAARYARISTSSEISGYLHALAGRYPMLTRVELAGNSVQNRPIEVIRFSAPRRDHTVKRLTVMIAGSQHGAAEPAGGEAMLMIARELADGYLRPLLEEMDVILLPNANPDGRDLGRRSNANRVNINTDFVLLTQPETRALKEAVERYAPHVLLDSHESAVLKRESLAKDGYLTDFDAQFEISNNPAVPAALRDYALNIFLSALTARVSDGGLPARRYIGEITSIQQPVTNGGLTLRNFRNAAAMTGVLSLLVETKLDSREAVHPTYRNIAQRVARQLLCLHSLLTLAHERRAEILAQTALARAMLHQEPLTLYAGYALNPAQPQKSIVMRRLDTGELEPRVFPDHRLQINADAAAFPRMLVITRHQDVIRSVLERHRIDYRRLLHPSEQQVTAMRVNVPANSLVRAGLLAEMQKTLTIDRGSLLIDLLQPNGRTAALLLDPRSISSIFRYPEYAGLVEPEEEFFIYRTFEEVLVSQP